From a single Apium graveolens cultivar Ventura chromosome 2, ASM990537v1, whole genome shotgun sequence genomic region:
- the LOC141684972 gene encoding uncharacterized protein LOC141684972, whose product MVISWIHNNISESIKSSVLFINNVCDIWKQLEKRFSLTNGSRKYKLCIDLFNYKENGIKVSEYYTGLSSLWEEIDSMNALPSVTVVDPEVTKLLNAIESLKEESRLFQFLNGLDEMYGVQRSQLLMLSPLSSVEIACAALQGHINDKCWGVVGYPKWYSKPKLTQRAAPGKWTG is encoded by the exons ATGGTAATCTCATGGATACACAATAATATTTCTGAAAGTATAAAGTCTTCTGTTCTTTTTATTAACAATGTTTGTGACATATGGAAACAACTTGAAAAACGCTTTTCGTTAACAAATGGGTCTAGAAAGTACAAGTTGTGTATAGATTTGTTTAACTATAAAGAAAATGGAATAAAGGTAAGTGAGTATTACACTGGTCTCAGTAGCCTCTGGGAGGAGATTGACTCCATGAATGCGCTTCCAAGCGTCACTGTTGTGGACCCAGAAGTCACGAAGCTGCTGAATGCCATTGAGTCCTTGAAGGAAGAATCCAGATTGTTTCAATTTTTGAATGGCTTGGATGAGATGTACGGAGTACAAAGAAGCCAGTTGTTAATGTTGAGTCCGCTATCGTCGGTTGAAATAGCATGTGCTGCTTTGCA GGGACATATAAATGATAAGTGTTGGGGAGTTGTTGGATATCCAAAATGGTACTCAAAGCCCAAGCTCACACAGAGAGCAGCTCCTGGTAAATGGACTGGATAG